In a single window of the Bradyrhizobium erythrophlei genome:
- a CDS encoding Rap1a/Tai family immunity protein yields the protein MSARSLLIVSIVIFLSSNAYGGDGTGNTYKLGCRLLAADSPVPADKIEAVKVGECSGAVDAIFMLRRALDPSIRFCPPPRVAPGQKVRIVAKYLDDHPEQMNDDFTLLVVRAFDQVWPCPNTN from the coding sequence ATGTCCGCGCGATCGCTTTTGATCGTGTCCATTGTTATTTTCTTAAGTTCAAATGCGTACGGCGGAGACGGAACCGGGAACACCTACAAGTTGGGGTGTCGCTTACTTGCCGCTGATAGCCCAGTACCGGCCGACAAAATTGAAGCAGTTAAAGTGGGCGAATGCTCCGGTGCCGTCGATGCTATCTTTATGTTGAGGCGCGCATTAGATCCGAGCATTCGCTTTTGTCCGCCGCCAAGGGTGGCTCCTGGGCAGAAGGTGAGAATCGTCGCGAAATACTTGGACGATCACCCGGAGCAGATGAACGACGATTTTACATTGTTGGTCGTAAGAGCCTTCGATCAAGTATGGCCTTGTCCAAATACCAATTAG
- a CDS encoding trypsin-like peptidase domain-containing protein gives MDGYQYFLTLLAAAFLFAIFLRPSYADQQDETFLVYAVNIDMPSWRGNGIYLGKGLFLTAAHVVGRGWLTRPKIVIGGQKYPTRVVKEGSPGGTDLTLLAVEESVLPMRLRLRRNPLCTAPPRPGQEVVTVVPEAVVHSHIISPQRLPQDLRKLTSVIGDVATTGNSGSGVFDARQKCLLGIISQKISQSRTRADTGEVEVHDIAKYFVPASAIVSFMPPEFRF, from the coding sequence GTGGACGGATATCAATATTTCCTAACGCTTTTGGCAGCGGCGTTTCTTTTCGCGATCTTTTTACGACCTTCATACGCGGACCAACAGGACGAAACATTCCTCGTTTATGCAGTAAATATTGACATGCCCTCGTGGCGGGGGAACGGGATTTATCTTGGAAAAGGTCTGTTTCTCACGGCGGCTCACGTTGTTGGCCGAGGCTGGTTGACAAGGCCGAAAATTGTTATCGGAGGCCAAAAGTATCCCACTCGCGTCGTCAAAGAAGGCTCTCCTGGCGGCACTGACCTGACGCTGCTTGCCGTGGAGGAAAGCGTCCTCCCCATGCGCCTGCGATTGAGGAGAAATCCGCTATGTACCGCACCGCCCCGACCCGGCCAGGAAGTGGTCACCGTCGTGCCCGAAGCCGTTGTGCATTCCCACATTATCTCGCCACAGCGACTCCCACAGGACCTTCGAAAGCTCACCTCAGTGATCGGCGATGTCGCCACAACCGGTAATTCAGGATCCGGCGTCTTCGACGCACGGCAAAAATGCCTGCTCGGGATAATAAGCCAGAAGATCTCCCAGTCTCGAACCCGGGCCGACACTGGCGAGGTCGAAGTTCATGATATTGCAAAATACTTCGTTCCAGCCTCGGCTATTGTTAGTTTCATGCCCCCTGAATTCCGTTTCTAG
- a CDS encoding glycosyltransferase family 4 protein: MRVLIVADNASSQFGGEAFLPFNYFRLLRTRNIDVRLLVHERNRSELTTQFIKDLDRLHYVKDTFLHKIVFRFGNCLPRRVAEVTTGFIIQLTTQIAQRRLVRKLSKLHAFDVIHVPIPVSPKSPSLLYGFGLPVIFGPMNGGMEYPPAFRREEGRLSRIAVALGRGLASFLNLALPGKRRARLLLVANTRTRKALPHGIRSSVIDLVENGVDFRVWRRSEIRGAPDRQLRMIFVGRLVDWKAIEIVFEAIQQLGSDPRLSLEIIGDGPMRPVWEKLSHDMGLKAIAKFSGWMNQADCARRLDAADVLVLPSLFESGGAVVLEAMAMGLPVIATAWGGPLDYLDSSCGVLVAPNSREGLVAGFASAIMMLADSSDLRHQLGEAGYRRARLYFDWEKKIDRILELYDLAIKPA, from the coding sequence ATGAGGGTACTGATTGTTGCCGACAATGCCTCGAGCCAATTTGGCGGAGAGGCCTTCCTTCCCTTCAACTATTTTCGTTTGCTTCGGACCAGGAACATCGATGTTAGATTGTTGGTGCACGAAAGGAATAGATCAGAGCTCACGACGCAATTTATCAAGGACCTTGATCGTCTACATTATGTAAAAGACACCTTCCTCCACAAGATCGTATTTCGGTTCGGAAATTGTCTTCCCCGGCGCGTCGCGGAAGTGACAACCGGGTTTATCATCCAGTTGACCACGCAGATCGCTCAGCGTCGCTTGGTCCGAAAGTTATCGAAGTTACATGCTTTCGACGTGATACACGTTCCGATCCCAGTATCACCAAAATCTCCATCACTGCTCTACGGTTTTGGATTGCCTGTTATTTTTGGTCCGATGAACGGCGGCATGGAATATCCGCCGGCATTTCGTCGGGAAGAGGGCAGGCTTTCTCGTATCGCTGTCGCGCTCGGTCGTGGTTTGGCGAGCTTTCTCAATCTCGCACTTCCCGGCAAGCGGCGCGCTCGCCTTCTCCTGGTTGCGAATACACGAACTCGAAAAGCCCTGCCTCATGGCATAAGGAGCTCAGTGATCGATCTCGTGGAGAATGGAGTGGATTTTAGGGTATGGCGCCGGAGCGAGATTCGGGGCGCCCCCGACCGGCAGCTAAGGATGATCTTCGTCGGAAGGTTGGTGGATTGGAAGGCAATCGAGATCGTCTTCGAGGCGATCCAGCAACTGGGCAGTGACCCTCGGCTGTCTCTCGAAATTATCGGCGACGGACCGATGCGCCCGGTCTGGGAGAAACTGTCGCATGACATGGGTTTGAAGGCGATTGCCAAGTTCTCAGGTTGGATGAATCAAGCGGATTGTGCTCGCCGCTTGGATGCTGCGGATGTGCTGGTATTGCCCAGCTTGTTCGAGTCCGGTGGTGCCGTCGTCCTGGAAGCAATGGCCATGGGTTTACCCGTGATCGCGACCGCGTGGGGAGGCCCGCTTGACTATCTCGATAGTTCTTGTGGTGTATTGGTAGCACCAAACTCGCGCGAAGGTTTGGTAGCAGGGTTTGCCTCAGCAATCATGATGCTGGCCGATTCCTCTGACCTACGCCATCAACTCGGTGAGGCTGGCTATCGAAGGGCCAGGCTGTATTTTGACTGGGAAAAGAAAATCGATCGCATTCTCGAGCTATACGATCTAGCCATCAAACCTGCTTAA
- a CDS encoding PilZ domain-containing protein: protein MDENRRASRRRVLKSATIEFDRGAHSCAVRNLSEAGAALDVPFALAIPHEFTLTMVTDRVSRHCRVIWRKENRLGVAFAQVDNQPEL, encoded by the coding sequence ATGGATGAAAATCGCAGGGCTAGTCGACGTCGCGTCCTCAAAAGCGCGACGATCGAATTCGATCGCGGCGCACACAGTTGCGCGGTCCGAAACTTGTCAGAGGCCGGCGCCGCCCTTGATGTTCCATTTGCACTAGCTATCCCCCACGAATTCACGCTGACCATGGTGACCGATCGGGTGAGCCGACATTGCCGGGTCATATGGCGGAAAGAGAATCGGCTCGGCGTCGCGTTCGCACAAGTAGACAATCAGCCAGAGCTTTAG
- a CDS encoding polysaccharide biosynthesis/export family protein — protein MRISIVLICLAIWATAADAQTLKPGDSLSISVLQDPKLDRSVVVDPSGEIAFPLAGHIRARGLTPEALEKILIAKLKDNYKDDHLDVTVAIANSPKDIPEEDLKPKIFITGEVLRPGPYIIRQPITLMQAITFAGGIGPYAAKRRIQVRRRMPGGDETIFMFDYKAYEAGADLEGNISLRAGDVIMVPERGLFE, from the coding sequence ATGCGGATCTCGATTGTGTTGATTTGCCTGGCGATCTGGGCCACAGCCGCGGACGCGCAAACCCTTAAACCCGGCGACAGTTTGAGCATCTCGGTGCTGCAGGACCCCAAGCTTGACCGCTCGGTGGTGGTGGACCCCAGCGGAGAAATTGCCTTCCCCTTGGCTGGTCACATCCGCGCTCGCGGACTTACCCCCGAAGCCCTTGAGAAAATCCTGATCGCCAAGCTGAAGGACAACTACAAGGACGACCATCTCGACGTGACGGTCGCCATAGCGAACTCGCCAAAAGATATCCCCGAGGAAGACCTCAAGCCCAAAATATTCATCACCGGGGAGGTCCTAAGGCCTGGTCCCTACATAATCCGGCAGCCAATAACCCTGATGCAGGCTATCACCTTCGCGGGAGGCATTGGACCCTATGCCGCGAAGCGGCGCATCCAGGTCCGGCGCCGCATGCCAGGCGGAGATGAGACAATTTTCATGTTCGACTACAAGGCCTATGAAGCCGGCGCCGATCTCGAAGGCAATATCTCGTTGAGAGCGGGAGATGTCATCATGGTTCCGGAGCGAGGCTTGTTCGAATAG
- a CDS encoding CpsD/CapB family tyrosine-protein kinase, producing the protein MDSIKQAIDLARATEGGARRAAVSVPDPARPGLHDPQFRQVRLSEADLEQTRIVAHGVGTPNGRYYDMLRAQVLQEMDQNSWQFLAVTSPTVACGKTVTSCNLAMSVARLPERSVLLVDMDMRKPMVANYLGLESDPGIVGVLEERRTLGSALIEASIGPSKLLVLPGEVAASTSSEWMASQTMATLLQTIKRDFRSRTVIFDLPPMLIGDDVISILPRMDAVILVTGVGTTSVADIKECQKHLKQSNLVRVVVNKVTDIADDYHAYY; encoded by the coding sequence GTGGACTCGATCAAGCAGGCGATTGATCTCGCAAGAGCCACTGAAGGCGGGGCGAGGCGGGCGGCGGTTAGTGTGCCCGATCCTGCTCGGCCGGGCCTGCATGACCCACAATTCCGGCAGGTTCGACTAAGCGAGGCTGATCTTGAGCAGACACGGATCGTTGCACATGGTGTCGGCACCCCGAACGGACGCTATTATGATATGTTGCGGGCGCAGGTCCTGCAGGAGATGGACCAGAACAGCTGGCAATTCCTGGCTGTCACCTCCCCAACAGTCGCATGCGGCAAGACAGTTACGTCCTGCAACCTTGCGATGAGCGTTGCCCGGCTGCCGGAGAGATCCGTCCTGCTGGTTGATATGGATATGCGCAAACCGATGGTTGCAAACTATCTTGGACTGGAAAGCGATCCGGGGATTGTGGGCGTCCTCGAGGAACGCAGGACGCTGGGTTCGGCCTTGATCGAAGCCAGCATCGGTCCTAGCAAATTATTGGTCCTCCCCGGCGAAGTTGCGGCGTCGACATCGTCCGAATGGATGGCCTCGCAAACAATGGCTACCTTGCTTCAGACGATCAAAAGGGACTTCCGGTCACGAACTGTGATTTTCGATCTGCCGCCAATGCTGATCGGCGATGATGTTATTTCAATTCTGCCACGAATGGACGCCGTGATACTCGTCACCGGTGTTGGTACAACATCCGTGGCGGACATCAAGGAATGCCAGAAGCACCTGAAGCAATCCAATCTGGTCCGCGTCGTCGTGAACAAAGTCACGGACATTGCGGATGACTACCACGCCTATTATTGA
- a CDS encoding ExeA family protein, with protein MYEAYYQLREKPFSILPDPDLIYWGRMHTMAFTMLEFGIMNNAGFTVITGEIGSGKTTLLRYLLRRISPSVTVGLISSSPQGRHELLQMILMSLEQSFEGDYPILFKRLQDFLHGQFANGRRTILIIDEAQNLEPEALEHLRMLSNINADKFQILQLILVGQPQLRDALMAPKLHQFAQRISSDFHLSPLDSKEVTKYIDFRLEAVGARGLLFTAEACALIAIASGGIPRMINVLCDTALVYGFAGERKIVGQDIVREVIADKQQHSMFPFKSLSSTP; from the coding sequence ATGTACGAAGCGTACTACCAGCTGCGGGAGAAGCCGTTTTCAATTCTCCCAGACCCAGACCTGATCTACTGGGGCAGAATGCACACGATGGCATTCACGATGCTGGAATTCGGCATCATGAACAATGCAGGTTTTACTGTAATTACCGGCGAAATCGGCTCAGGCAAGACGACCCTACTGCGTTACCTTTTGAGACGTATCAGCCCCAGTGTGACGGTCGGCCTCATTTCGAGCTCTCCCCAAGGGCGGCATGAACTGCTGCAGATGATCTTGATGTCGCTCGAGCAAAGTTTTGAGGGCGATTATCCTATACTTTTCAAACGCTTGCAGGACTTCCTCCACGGCCAATTTGCTAATGGGCGACGCACGATCCTGATCATCGACGAAGCCCAAAACCTCGAACCGGAAGCGCTTGAACACCTGCGGATGCTTTCCAACATCAACGCCGATAAGTTTCAGATTTTGCAGCTGATCCTGGTTGGACAACCCCAGCTACGGGATGCGCTGATGGCGCCCAAGCTGCACCAATTCGCGCAGCGGATATCCTCCGATTTTCACCTCAGTCCGCTGGATTCAAAGGAGGTAACAAAATACATCGATTTCCGCCTCGAAGCTGTCGGGGCGCGAGGCCTCCTCTTCACCGCGGAGGCCTGTGCCTTGATCGCGATCGCCAGCGGCGGCATCCCCCGAATGATCAATGTCCTTTGCGACACCGCGCTGGTTTACGGCTTTGCAGGCGAGAGGAAGATTGTCGGTCAAGACATTGTCAGAGAAGTTATTGCCGATAAGCAACAACACAGTATGTTTCCGTTCAAGAGCCTTTCCAGCACCCCCTAA
- a CDS encoding helix-turn-helix domain-containing protein, which translates to MNTLTKNARNDMVEHLNKVLSLDDPMTFQKVLLNYVRGRHELTLVAERAGVRRETIWRYETGETAAPFETLVKIIAAVGAKLIIVSDEAS; encoded by the coding sequence ATGAACACGCTCACTAAAAATGCTCGGAATGACATGGTCGAACACCTCAACAAGGTCTTGTCACTCGACGACCCAATGACCTTTCAAAAAGTGCTTTTGAATTACGTCCGAGGCCGCCACGAGCTGACGTTAGTTGCCGAACGAGCGGGGGTTCGACGCGAAACCATCTGGAGATACGAAACCGGGGAGACTGCCGCACCGTTTGAAACGCTCGTCAAGATCATCGCCGCGGTCGGCGCAAAGCTTATTATCGTGTCTGATGAAGCATCTTAA
- a CDS encoding WecB/TagA/CpsF family glycosyltransferase yields the protein MPSTRGGFQSILTPDAGCQINAIARIEASDRDELSRQVFGILGIPIDVMGLSSLLRKLEAAVKYRKPFLISTPNVNYLITSQLERQFRECLLLSDLCPVDGMPIVWIAKLLGVPIKDRVSGSDVFGALKLADRFDRRLSVFLFGGADELAALVGNNLNAQSSGLKCVGTLNPGSGTVDEMSNEQIIDTINASGADILAVFLSAKKAQAWLLQNHDSLRIPVRAQFGATINFEAGTINRAPAFVRSAGLEWLWRIKEEPYLWRRYWTDGKSLLRLLLTGALPLAVDSLWIRFRSARRGRGLGIELREEEHAVIVRLSGLAIAVHADEAIKVFRQALGKEKAIDVDVSRTRLLDPRFFGLLLMVRKQLRKKGRALRFIGVSPSIIRAFRLNGFEYLLSEEKLVWKSSAEQRSTSGQTA from the coding sequence ATGCCTTCGACCAGGGGTGGGTTTCAAAGCATTTTGACGCCGGACGCCGGTTGTCAAATTAATGCAATTGCAAGGATAGAGGCTTCCGACAGGGATGAATTGTCGCGGCAGGTCTTTGGGATCCTCGGCATCCCGATCGATGTTATGGGACTGTCGTCCTTGCTGAGGAAATTGGAGGCAGCGGTCAAATACAGGAAACCGTTTCTGATTTCCACACCGAACGTCAATTATCTTATAACTAGCCAGCTTGAGAGGCAGTTTCGAGAATGCCTGCTGCTGAGTGATCTCTGTCCTGTCGACGGAATGCCTATTGTCTGGATTGCGAAACTGCTGGGTGTTCCGATAAAGGATCGCGTTTCAGGTTCGGATGTGTTTGGTGCACTTAAATTAGCTGATCGGTTTGATCGACGACTTAGTGTGTTCTTGTTCGGTGGCGCTGACGAACTCGCGGCGCTTGTTGGCAACAATCTAAACGCTCAATCGAGCGGGCTAAAATGTGTAGGAACCCTCAATCCTGGCTCTGGTACTGTCGATGAGATGAGTAACGAACAAATTATTGATACTATCAACGCGAGCGGCGCAGACATTTTGGCGGTTTTTTTGAGCGCCAAGAAGGCTCAGGCTTGGTTGTTGCAAAACCACGACAGCCTTCGAATCCCGGTCCGAGCCCAGTTCGGCGCAACGATTAATTTTGAAGCCGGGACAATCAATAGGGCTCCGGCTTTCGTTAGGAGCGCTGGTCTTGAATGGCTATGGCGCATCAAGGAGGAGCCTTATCTTTGGCGGCGCTATTGGACTGATGGCAAAAGCTTATTGCGGCTCCTTTTAACCGGTGCGCTGCCCTTGGCTGTAGACTCTCTATGGATCCGATTCCGCAGCGCGCGAAGAGGCCGGGGCCTTGGGATCGAATTGCGCGAAGAAGAGCATGCGGTTATTGTGCGTCTCTCTGGCCTCGCAATCGCGGTTCATGCCGATGAGGCCATCAAAGTCTTCCGGCAAGCGTTAGGCAAAGAAAAGGCTATCGATGTGGACGTTTCTAGGACCCGTCTGCTTGACCCGCGCTTTTTTGGATTGCTGCTGATGGTTCGCAAACAGTTGCGCAAGAAAGGCCGGGCGCTCCGCTTTATTGGGGTATCGCCCTCAATCATCCGCGCCTTTCGACTAAACGGCTTTGAGTATCTTCTTTCCGAGGAGAAGTTGGTATGGAAGTCCTCGGCCGAACAGCGTAGCACCTCGGGGCAAACCGCCTAA
- a CDS encoding tetratricopeptide repeat protein has protein sequence MALIAKGDDLNARLELQNAVKYKADRIEVWRALAGIDERTKAQSLFLDLQRVVELDPTDLDSRLKLVRIMLAGGAAEAALKTLDVAREGNTPNANLHALKAAILARTNDPAGALKEAQRAMEIDANNVDAVGYVAARKASEGDADGALKLLGALRPEPKDETRIAVEEIRILLRKGDLQKAESLLRKVIALDPKQPAYRNQLIQVLIAQRRFDEAEKEFRARTAADPADSKAGLDLVRFLNAVKSPEAARAELDARIKAGGDVFDYQIALAQLEAGQGKVDDATELLQSVTKSATTPARKAVAQLDVAEIYIGKGNRAAAESLISEILTADRRNVGALRLRASIKIDKGEIDGAIADLREALNDQPKSADLLMLLAVAYERGGKPELAERQYADAFKNSNLDPGVALRYVAFLQRKGDLTHAEDVLVEVAGRNPGNVQILSSLAQIRLSRKNWAGALALADAIGRLGEQRGLADQIRAAALAGENKIDESISALEDAHKAAPDQVGPVVALVSGYTKQGRADKTMALMQEMNQKFPGNAQLLVLTGQALVAQNKDEEALQSFKAAVAAQPKDSLGYNALYEFYDRKKNLDAAVDIIQAGLRELPGNPNFRLALAGLQIQKGNNDAAIAQYEGILKDLPKSPVAINNLVSLLLDNRSDKDSLNQALVLSNELKNTNVPQFQDTFGWAQYKRGDYKAAASVLENVAIKLPTLAAVHYHLGMSYMAAGETEKAKEQLKIALDLEPEGTPLKQSIRAAIEEVSRN, from the coding sequence ATGGCGCTGATCGCCAAAGGCGATGATCTCAATGCTCGGCTCGAGTTGCAGAATGCCGTCAAATACAAGGCCGACAGGATTGAAGTCTGGCGGGCGCTCGCCGGGATTGATGAGCGTACCAAAGCGCAGTCTCTCTTCTTGGATTTGCAGCGCGTAGTGGAGCTTGATCCAACCGATCTTGACTCGAGGTTGAAACTTGTCCGCATCATGCTCGCCGGCGGTGCCGCGGAGGCGGCCTTGAAAACCCTGGATGTTGCCAGAGAGGGTAACACGCCAAACGCCAATCTTCATGCCTTAAAGGCGGCGATCCTGGCGAGAACAAACGATCCGGCCGGAGCGCTAAAAGAAGCGCAGCGCGCCATGGAAATCGATGCCAACAACGTCGACGCGGTTGGCTATGTCGCGGCAAGGAAAGCGTCGGAAGGTGATGCCGACGGGGCATTGAAACTGCTCGGTGCTCTGCGTCCCGAACCGAAGGATGAAACCAGGATCGCTGTGGAAGAAATCCGGATTCTTCTACGAAAAGGCGATCTGCAAAAGGCGGAATCTTTGCTCCGCAAAGTCATCGCTCTGGATCCCAAGCAGCCCGCGTATCGCAACCAGCTGATTCAGGTTCTGATAGCGCAGCGGCGTTTCGACGAGGCCGAGAAAGAGTTTCGAGCGAGGACCGCGGCGGATCCGGCGGATAGCAAAGCCGGCCTTGATCTGGTCCGCTTCTTGAACGCGGTTAAAAGTCCCGAAGCAGCGCGGGCCGAACTAGATGCCCGCATCAAGGCGGGCGGCGACGTTTTCGATTATCAGATCGCGCTTGCGCAACTCGAGGCCGGGCAAGGCAAGGTCGACGACGCGACGGAATTGCTGCAGAGCGTTACAAAGTCCGCGACGACCCCCGCCAGGAAAGCGGTGGCGCAGCTCGACGTTGCGGAAATATATATCGGCAAGGGAAATCGTGCTGCCGCGGAGTCCCTGATTTCTGAGATCCTGACCGCAGATCGGCGCAACGTCGGAGCATTGCGACTGCGCGCGTCGATTAAGATCGACAAGGGTGAGATCGACGGCGCTATCGCGGACCTGCGCGAAGCTCTGAACGATCAACCGAAGTCTGCCGACCTTTTGATGTTGCTGGCGGTGGCTTATGAGCGCGGCGGGAAGCCGGAACTCGCGGAACGTCAATACGCAGATGCATTCAAAAACTCGAATCTCGATCCCGGCGTCGCCCTTCGATATGTCGCGTTCCTGCAGCGCAAGGGTGACCTCACCCATGCGGAAGACGTGCTAGTTGAGGTTGCGGGTCGTAATCCTGGTAATGTGCAGATCCTGTCCTCGCTAGCCCAAATCAGATTGTCCCGCAAAAACTGGGCGGGGGCACTAGCTTTAGCGGATGCGATCGGACGGCTAGGCGAACAGCGCGGGCTTGCCGACCAGATTCGCGCCGCCGCCCTCGCCGGGGAGAATAAAATCGACGAGAGCATTTCCGCCCTGGAAGACGCGCATAAGGCAGCCCCGGATCAGGTAGGGCCGGTGGTGGCTCTGGTGTCCGGCTACACAAAGCAGGGGAGGGCGGACAAGACGATGGCCCTGATGCAGGAAATGAACCAAAAGTTCCCGGGGAATGCGCAGCTTCTCGTTCTCACCGGACAGGCGTTGGTGGCTCAGAACAAGGACGAGGAGGCCCTGCAGAGCTTCAAGGCCGCAGTCGCGGCCCAGCCAAAGGATTCGCTCGGCTATAACGCGCTTTACGAGTTTTATGACCGGAAAAAGAATTTGGATGCGGCGGTGGATATCATACAGGCCGGGCTTCGCGAACTGCCTGGCAATCCTAATTTTCGACTGGCGCTTGCGGGATTGCAGATCCAGAAGGGGAATAACGATGCAGCGATCGCTCAGTATGAAGGCATCTTAAAAGACCTGCCAAAGTCGCCGGTCGCGATCAACAATCTGGTCAGCCTGTTGCTGGACAATCGCTCGGACAAAGACAGCCTGAACCAGGCATTGGTGTTGTCGAACGAACTGAAGAATACAAATGTTCCGCAGTTCCAGGACACGTTCGGCTGGGCGCAATACAAGCGGGGGGATTACAAGGCCGCCGCTTCGGTCCTAGAAAATGTGGCAATAAAGCTACCCACCCTTGCCGCCGTTCACTACCATCTCGGTATGAGCTACATGGCGGCTGGTGAGACGGAAAAGGCCAAAGAGCAACTCAAGATCGCGCTGGACCTTGAACCCGAAGGAACACCACTAAAACAGAGTATCCGAGCTGCTATCGAAGAAGTTTCACGCAACTAG
- a CDS encoding GumC family protein, translating to MLQKLDFEDDVEGLDRSHMLRPAFYWELVQRRWLYFVIPFVIIASGGLAAAKLWPAVYLSEGKILVESQQIPTELVRPTVTSAAQERIQVIEQRTMTRDNLIAIADKFDLFPDKRRFMSVSDVIELMKKSTKITPVDTQLDFKQTSRNPTIVFSVGFEYADPQAAARVANELMTRILNEDLRDRTSRASDTTKFLAREVQKLQADSDALDTKIAQIKLARIKAAQDKVVAKPDQPTTLLGQLKAELVQKSALYSDKHPIVQSLKRQIEAMERELSSSAKDVSPAAKDDATAEASLEALEAQQETLQKNLDAASTKLAAARIGENLEKNQQSEKLEIIEQPSTPQNPVRPNRLKVAGLAVLLAAAAGVGLAFVAELADKAIRRSSDVFAVIDSHLVVSIPYITTVAESHRRKRRILLMIVVGAAVVVGAMIAAYLLLPLDLMIAKARVGLFR from the coding sequence ATGCTGCAAAAGCTTGATTTCGAGGACGATGTTGAAGGCCTGGATCGCAGCCATATGCTGCGACCGGCGTTTTATTGGGAACTCGTCCAGCGCAGATGGCTCTATTTTGTCATTCCGTTTGTTATCATCGCCTCCGGCGGGCTCGCGGCAGCGAAGCTGTGGCCGGCGGTCTATCTGTCGGAGGGTAAGATTCTCGTCGAGTCGCAGCAAATTCCTACGGAACTTGTCCGGCCCACCGTCACAAGCGCGGCACAAGAGCGCATCCAGGTGATTGAGCAGCGTACGATGACCCGGGACAATCTGATCGCCATTGCGGACAAGTTCGATCTATTTCCCGACAAACGGCGATTTATGTCGGTGAGCGACGTCATCGAACTGATGAAAAAAAGCACCAAGATTACGCCGGTCGATACACAGCTAGATTTCAAGCAGACCTCACGCAATCCGACGATCGTATTTTCGGTAGGGTTCGAATATGCCGACCCGCAAGCGGCAGCGCGGGTAGCAAACGAATTGATGACACGCATCCTCAACGAGGATCTCCGCGACCGCACTAGCCGCGCCTCCGATACGACGAAATTTCTGGCGCGCGAAGTTCAAAAACTGCAGGCGGATAGCGATGCGCTTGACACCAAGATAGCCCAGATCAAGCTCGCGCGGATTAAGGCCGCGCAGGACAAGGTCGTTGCCAAACCCGACCAGCCGACGACACTGCTTGGCCAGCTTAAGGCCGAACTCGTTCAAAAAAGTGCGCTGTACTCAGATAAGCATCCCATCGTGCAATCATTGAAGCGGCAAATTGAAGCCATGGAGCGGGAGCTTTCGTCGTCTGCGAAAGATGTTTCGCCGGCTGCGAAAGACGATGCAACGGCTGAGGCCAGCCTCGAGGCGCTCGAAGCACAGCAGGAAACTTTGCAAAAGAACCTCGATGCTGCATCGACGAAACTTGCCGCCGCACGCATCGGTGAAAATCTTGAAAAGAACCAGCAGTCGGAGAAACTCGAGATCATCGAGCAGCCGAGCACGCCGCAAAATCCCGTTAGACCCAATCGGCTGAAGGTCGCCGGCCTGGCTGTTCTGCTGGCAGCTGCGGCTGGCGTCGGCCTGGCCTTCGTGGCTGAATTGGCGGACAAGGCGATCCGTCGCAGCAGCGACGTGTTTGCGGTGATTGACAGCCATCTGGTCGTCTCGATTCCCTACATTACGACGGTAGCGGAATCGCACCGGCGCAAGCGCCGGATCTTATTGATGATCGTCGTCGGCGCGGCGGTTGTGGTCGGTGCGATGATCGCAGCCTATCTGCTGCTGCCGCTCGACCTGATGATCGCAAAGGCCCGGGTCGGGCTGTTTCGGTAG